One Neobacillus niacini DNA window includes the following coding sequences:
- a CDS encoding winged helix-turn-helix transcriptional regulator produces MDTENKLCNKVEECYHIMGKKWMGLIVHALMEEPKRFSEIHAFIPDLSKRVLNERMKELEDNGIVLRNVIADRPVRTEYSLTKKGTELGRSLKALEEWADKWL; encoded by the coding sequence ATGGATACAGAAAATAAATTATGCAATAAAGTTGAAGAGTGCTACCATATTATGGGGAAGAAATGGATGGGTCTCATTGTTCACGCTTTAATGGAGGAGCCAAAAAGATTCAGTGAAATTCATGCCTTCATTCCCGATTTAAGTAAAAGAGTATTAAATGAACGGATGAAAGAGCTCGAGGATAATGGAATTGTATTAAGAAATGTCATTGCAGACCGTCCGGTAAGGACCGAATATTCTTTAACCAAAAAAGGAACAGAACTTGGACGATCACTCAAAGCTTTAGAGGAATGGGCAGATAAATGGTTGTAA
- a CDS encoding polysaccharide deacetylase family protein: MKKFLLSILLLMVPSQAVAQGKVPILVYHSIDEYKGLGSKELYVTPENFEKQMMYLRDHGFTLLTFERWQDIDKVNKPIFITFDDGYKNNLKAFAIFQKLKTERFQPTGTIFIISDFIGQSIRLSESEIKKMVDSGIISIQSHTATHSDLIKIKDYDYELKESKDKIQRLTGKPVIALSYPYGTWNNKVVEETKKHYRFGLTTTPEAFSKKGIKDELYLLPRIYVKYSTTLDDFAKIVEGE; the protein is encoded by the coding sequence ATGAAAAAGTTTCTTCTAAGTATTCTTCTTTTAATGGTCCCTTCACAGGCAGTAGCACAGGGGAAAGTACCGATTTTGGTTTATCATTCTATCGATGAGTATAAAGGATTGGGTTCTAAGGAGCTATATGTCACACCGGAAAATTTCGAGAAGCAAATGATGTATTTGCGCGACCATGGCTTCACCTTATTAACGTTTGAACGATGGCAGGACATTGATAAAGTAAACAAGCCCATTTTTATCACCTTTGATGATGGATATAAAAACAATCTAAAGGCCTTTGCTATCTTTCAAAAGCTGAAAACAGAACGATTTCAACCAACAGGAACTATTTTTATCATTTCAGATTTCATTGGCCAATCGATCCGATTATCGGAATCGGAGATAAAAAAGATGGTGGATTCCGGCATCATCTCCATCCAGTCGCACACCGCGACTCACTCTGATTTAATAAAAATAAAAGATTATGACTATGAACTTAAAGAGTCCAAGGATAAGATTCAAAGACTAACGGGTAAACCGGTGATTGCTCTTTCCTACCCATATGGAACGTGGAATAACAAGGTGGTAGAGGAAACGAAGAAGCATTATAGGTTTGGGCTCACCACCACGCCTGAAGCATTCTCTAAAAAGGGAATAAAAGATGAGCTTTACCTTTTGCCGCGGATTTATGTAAAGTATTCAACTACGCTGGATGACTTTGCAAAGATTGTGGAAGGGGAATAA
- a CDS encoding SDR family oxidoreductase, with the protein MENLLQNQVALVTGAGSGIGRAAALKLAQNGGKIALIDLHKKNVEKVKDQIEEMGSEALVLEANVAHPKEVETCYKRTIDQWGRLDVVFANAGINGKVAPIEDLEPKEWDLTISNNLTSTFLTVKYAIPYLKKEGGSIIITSSINGNRIYKNIGMSAYSTSKIGQMGFGKMAALELANYGIRVNIICPGAIETSINENTWKENEQLKKVEIPIEYPEGNQPLKHKSGKAEQVADLVLFLASTQSNHITGSEIYIDGAESLL; encoded by the coding sequence GTGGAGAATCTACTTCAAAATCAGGTTGCTCTTGTTACAGGGGCTGGCTCAGGGATCGGAAGGGCTGCAGCTCTAAAGCTTGCTCAAAATGGGGGAAAGATTGCTTTAATAGATTTGCATAAAAAAAACGTGGAAAAAGTGAAAGATCAGATTGAAGAAATGGGGAGTGAGGCACTTGTCTTAGAAGCAAACGTTGCTCATCCCAAGGAAGTGGAGACCTGTTACAAAAGAACCATTGATCAGTGGGGGAGACTAGATGTGGTTTTTGCGAACGCGGGGATTAATGGGAAAGTTGCGCCCATAGAAGACTTGGAACCTAAGGAATGGGACTTAACCATATCCAATAACTTAACGAGTACATTTTTAACTGTAAAATATGCGATCCCGTACTTGAAGAAAGAAGGGGGTAGTATCATTATTACTAGTTCCATTAATGGGAACAGAATCTATAAAAATATTGGAATGTCTGCATATAGTACATCCAAAATTGGCCAGATGGGCTTTGGGAAAATGGCTGCTCTTGAGCTTGCCAATTACGGTATTAGGGTCAACATAATCTGCCCAGGTGCGATTGAAACAAGTATCAATGAAAACACATGGAAAGAAAATGAACAACTAAAAAAAGTCGAAATCCCTATTGAATATCCTGAAGGAAACCAACCATTGAAGCACAAATCAGGAAAGGCTGAACAAGTCGCCGACTTAGTACTATTCCTTGCTTCTACCCAATCAAACCATATAACCGGAAGTGAAATTTACATTGACGGTGCCGAATCCCTTTTATAA
- a CDS encoding alpha-amylase, which translates to MKRNNTMMQFFEWHLEPDGKHWRRLKEMAPELKEKGITSIWIPPVTKAISPDDNGYAPYDLYDLGEFNQKGSIRTKYGTKQELIEAITACQNIGIKVFIDLVMNHKAGADETEIINVIEVDQEDRTEEISEPFEIEAFTKFTFPERGRKYSSFIWRHEHFVGTDYDNKTEKSGIFKILGDDKDWSNHVDNEYGNYDYLMFADIDYEHPEVKKEMIEWGKWLSDTLNCDGYRLDALKHINHYFVSEFVEEMRKHRGDDFYFVGEVWRTELHACQEYLDHVDYRIDLFDVPLHYKLHQASNEGSDFDLTSIFEGTLVNSHPKNAVTFVDNHDTQPLESLESWVQDWFKPSAYALILLRRDGNPCLFYGDYYGIGGPVPAEGHKEIIDRLLFARYEKAYGEQHDYFDHPNTIGWVRIGSKEFKHSGCAVVISNGEDGEKRMYVGKRKAGETWVDLTNSRDDQITIEEDGYATFPVNGGCVSVWTYLPME; encoded by the coding sequence ATGAAAAGAAACAACACCATGATGCAATTTTTCGAGTGGCATCTAGAGCCAGATGGAAAACACTGGAGACGTCTGAAGGAAATGGCACCAGAATTAAAAGAAAAAGGAATTACATCCATCTGGATACCGCCCGTAACAAAGGCAATCTCTCCTGATGATAATGGCTATGCCCCATATGATTTATACGATCTGGGTGAATTTAATCAAAAGGGATCCATCCGGACAAAGTACGGGACTAAACAAGAACTAATAGAAGCAATAACTGCATGTCAAAATATCGGCATTAAAGTCTTTATAGATCTCGTAATGAACCATAAAGCAGGTGCTGACGAGACGGAAATAATTAACGTCATTGAAGTGGACCAGGAGGACCGGACGGAAGAGATATCTGAACCCTTTGAAATTGAGGCTTTTACAAAATTTACATTTCCAGAGCGGGGGCGGAAATATTCTTCTTTTATATGGAGGCATGAACATTTTGTCGGGACTGATTATGATAATAAGACGGAGAAATCGGGAATATTTAAAATCCTTGGAGATGACAAGGATTGGAGTAATCATGTAGATAATGAATATGGTAATTATGACTATCTAATGTTTGCTGATATTGACTATGAACACCCTGAAGTAAAAAAAGAAATGATAGAATGGGGAAAATGGCTTAGTGATACCCTTAACTGCGATGGATACCGTCTTGATGCACTCAAGCATATTAATCACTATTTTGTCAGTGAGTTTGTAGAGGAGATGCGTAAACACCGTGGTGATGACTTTTATTTTGTCGGTGAAGTATGGAGGACTGAACTTCATGCCTGCCAAGAATACCTTGACCATGTCGATTATCGGATAGATTTGTTTGATGTCCCCTTGCATTACAAGTTGCACCAAGCCTCCAACGAAGGCAGCGATTTCGATTTAACCAGTATTTTCGAAGGTACCCTTGTGAACTCCCATCCTAAGAATGCTGTAACCTTCGTTGATAATCATGATACTCAGCCCCTGGAATCTCTTGAATCATGGGTTCAAGACTGGTTTAAACCCAGTGCATATGCCCTAATTCTCCTTAGAAGAGATGGTAATCCGTGTCTGTTCTATGGGGATTATTACGGAATCGGAGGACCGGTGCCAGCAGAAGGACACAAAGAAATCATTGATCGCCTTCTCTTTGCCAGATACGAGAAAGCATACGGGGAACAACATGATTACTTCGACCATCCAAATACCATTGGCTGGGTTCGCATTGGCAGTAAAGAGTTTAAACACTCAGGGTGTGCGGTCGTCATCTCAAATGGGGAAGATGGTGAGAAAAGAATGTACGTTGGTAAAAGAAAAGCTGGAGAAACATGGGTGGACCTAACAAACTCAAGGGATGACCAGATCACTATCGAAGAAGATGGTTATGCCACTTTCCCGGTTAACGGTGGCTGCGTTTCCGTTTGGACTTACCTTCCTATGGAATAA
- a CDS encoding KGG domain-containing protein, whose amino-acid sequence MAKNTKNNRSENNNGNMTVEEAGRKGGEATSSNHDREFYEKIGQKGGEATAANHDRDFYEEIGSKGGKARARQRDNDNS is encoded by the coding sequence ATGGCGAAGAATACCAAGAACAATCGCAGCGAAAACAATAATGGTAACATGACTGTCGAAGAGGCGGGACGGAAAGGTGGAGAAGCCACCTCCTCAAACCATGATAGGGAATTTTATGAAAAGATCGGGCAAAAAGGCGGCGAAGCTACCGCTGCAAACCATGATAGAGATTTTTATGAAGAAATCGGCAGTAAAGGCGGCAAAGCCCGTGCTAGACAACGTGACAATGACAATAGTTAA
- a CDS encoding general stress protein, with protein MNNNNRNNNDNDKMTLQEAGRKGGEATAKNHDREFYEEIGRKGGEATSENHDKEFYEEIGRKGGEATSENHDREFYEEIGRKGGEATSENHDREFYEEIGRKGGESRARQRDND; from the coding sequence ATGAATAACAATAATCGAAATAACAACGATAATGATAAGATGACTTTACAAGAGGCAGGACGAAAAGGCGGCGAAGCTACCGCTAAAAACCACGACAGAGAGTTCTATGAGGAGATTGGGCGTAAAGGCGGCGAAGCCACTTCAGAAAACCATGACAAAGAGTTTTATGAGGAAATCGGACGAAAAGGCGGCGAGGCCACTTCAGAAAACCACGACAGAGAGTTTTATGAAGAGATCGGGCGAAAAGGCGGCGAAGCCACTTCAGAAAACCATGACAGAGAGTTTTATGAAGAGATCGGGCGCAAAGGCGGAGAGTCACGTGCCAGACAACGTGACAATGATTAA
- a CDS encoding integrase, giving the protein MNNKSRKNWIEQLIQSTMRAVGIEIERRQNPTGVNMSYNFILNYIGYDVKRIEEAIKEMQAEVSLECYIKAFTLHELGHALDRKALLDSLTKTLEFYEMKKNHTISEQYSDYNHLTMLIEEHEMNIAFEETAWANAEKLNMEYGIVDWDSFEKVKNQGMATYLKLYEKDLQIYNKLVSEQNRCRDAFSFA; this is encoded by the coding sequence TTGAACAATAAGAGTAGAAAAAACTGGATTGAGCAGTTAATACAGTCAACAATGAGAGCTGTTGGAATAGAAATTGAACGGAGGCAAAACCCTACAGGGGTGAATATGAGCTATAACTTTATCCTTAACTATATAGGATATGATGTGAAACGTATAGAAGAAGCAATAAAGGAAATGCAGGCTGAAGTTTCACTCGAATGTTATATTAAAGCTTTCACATTACATGAGTTAGGGCATGCGTTGGACCGGAAGGCTTTACTCGATTCACTGACAAAAACACTTGAATTTTACGAGATGAAAAAAAACCATACAATATCCGAACAATACAGTGATTACAATCATCTAACAATGTTAATCGAAGAGCATGAGATGAATATTGCGTTCGAAGAAACCGCTTGGGCGAATGCCGAAAAATTGAATATGGAATACGGTATTGTTGACTGGGATAGCTTTGAAAAGGTTAAGAATCAAGGAATGGCAACTTATTTGAAATTATATGAAAAAGATTTACAGATATATAACAAGCTTGTATCGGAGCAAAACCGATGTCGTGATGCCTTTTCTTTTGCTTAA
- a CDS encoding LacI family DNA-binding transcriptional regulator: MSTILDIAKLAGVAKSTVSRYLNGGSVGEATKKKIEQAIKETGYSPNPFAQSLKAKKTNIIGTIVPRLDSYASSQTLIGIDEQLKKMNYQMLISNTSQSLEREIESIYSFANQKMAGIILLATEITDQHIQAFESVKVPVLLIGQEHEDFHSLIHDDFHAGYAMGRYVLEKGYRKIAYLGVTERDISVGVKRKQGFKKAIQEVADCDVRFYETLFNIPAAQASAKEIIDKFQPAIFVCATDNIALGVLKASYSEGITIPQDVAVTGFGGYDVTGIIHPGITTAKFFYKEAGESAARHIVELVNERNVEKLTVSKFEIIERESVDNLFKRPL; encoded by the coding sequence ATGAGTACGATTTTAGATATTGCTAAGCTTGCGGGTGTGGCGAAAAGTACGGTTTCTCGGTATTTAAATGGCGGCTCTGTTGGGGAAGCAACAAAGAAGAAAATTGAACAGGCCATCAAAGAAACTGGGTATTCTCCGAATCCATTTGCGCAGAGTTTAAAAGCGAAGAAAACGAATATTATTGGCACGATTGTCCCGCGGCTTGATTCCTATGCTTCTTCACAAACATTAATTGGCATCGATGAACAATTAAAGAAAATGAATTATCAGATGCTTATTTCCAATACTAGCCAAAGTCTAGAGCGAGAGATTGAAAGCATTTATAGCTTCGCCAATCAAAAGATGGCGGGGATCATTTTGCTTGCTACCGAAATCACAGATCAGCATATCCAGGCATTTGAAAGTGTAAAGGTTCCTGTACTCTTAATTGGACAAGAACATGAAGACTTTCATAGTCTGATTCATGATGATTTTCATGCTGGTTATGCGATGGGGCGGTATGTACTAGAAAAAGGATATCGGAAAATTGCTTATCTAGGCGTAACGGAAAGGGATATTTCAGTAGGCGTGAAACGAAAGCAGGGTTTTAAAAAGGCAATCCAAGAAGTAGCCGATTGTGATGTTCGCTTCTATGAGACATTATTCAATATTCCAGCTGCACAAGCGAGTGCAAAGGAAATCATCGATAAATTTCAGCCTGCCATCTTTGTTTGTGCAACGGATAATATTGCTCTTGGTGTTTTGAAGGCGTCATACTCAGAAGGGATTACAATACCGCAGGACGTAGCTGTTACAGGTTTTGGCGGCTATGATGTGACAGGAATCATTCATCCGGGAATAACGACAGCGAAGTTTTTTTACAAGGAAGCAGGGGAAAGTGCTGCCAGGCATATTGTAGAGCTCGTTAATGAACGCAATGTGGAAAAATTAACCGTCTCTAAATTTGAAATTATTGAGCGGGAAAGCGTTGACAATCTCTTTAAACGTCCCCTATAA
- a CDS encoding sucrose-specific PTS transporter subunit IIBC: MDHKKIAREVLDAIGGKENVSAAAHCATRLRLVLKDESAVNQSALDNMDVVKGTFSTGGQFQIILGSGTVNEVYKHLAEMSGQTEMSTSDVKDAATKKLNPIQQFVKMLSDIFVPIIPAIVAGGLLMGINNVLTAPDLFIEGKSLVDANPEMADLAALINTFANAAFVFLPILIGFSATKRFGGNPFLGATLGMLMVHPDLLNGYGYGAAVLNNEVPVWNLFGLEIEKVGYQGTVLPVLAASFILAKIETSLRKVIPSALDNLLTPLLSIFVTGLLTFTLVGPLTRSAGNLLTDGIVWLYDTTGVIGGIIFGLLYAPIVITGMHHSFIAVETQLLADVVKTGGSFIFVIAAMSNIAQGGATLAVLKTTKNAKIKGTASAAGISALLGITEPAMFGVNLKLRYPFIGAIIGSAVGSGFVTLFKVKATALGAAGIPGIISIRPDTIISYIIGMAIAFVVAFIVTIVLAKRDEKKAVKQTSDKAAA; this comes from the coding sequence ATGGATCATAAAAAAATTGCTCGGGAAGTTTTGGACGCCATTGGCGGTAAGGAAAACGTATCAGCTGCAGCGCATTGCGCCACACGTTTACGTCTTGTTTTAAAAGATGAATCAGCCGTTAACCAATCAGCATTGGACAACATGGATGTCGTAAAAGGTACCTTTTCAACCGGAGGTCAGTTCCAAATAATCTTAGGTTCTGGAACGGTGAACGAGGTCTATAAACACTTGGCGGAGATGTCTGGTCAAACGGAAATGTCAACGAGCGATGTAAAAGACGCAGCGACAAAGAAACTAAATCCGATTCAGCAGTTCGTCAAAATGCTGTCAGACATTTTCGTTCCGATTATTCCAGCCATCGTAGCAGGTGGTTTATTAATGGGGATAAACAATGTCTTAACAGCTCCAGATTTATTTATTGAGGGAAAATCCTTAGTGGATGCCAACCCAGAAATGGCTGATTTGGCGGCACTTATTAATACTTTTGCAAATGCAGCCTTTGTTTTTTTACCGATATTAATTGGTTTTTCCGCTACGAAGCGATTTGGAGGGAATCCATTCCTTGGGGCAACTCTTGGAATGCTTATGGTTCATCCAGACCTATTAAATGGATACGGTTACGGTGCAGCGGTACTGAATAATGAAGTCCCAGTTTGGAATCTATTTGGCCTAGAAATAGAAAAGGTAGGCTATCAGGGAACCGTTTTACCTGTTCTTGCCGCGTCTTTTATTCTAGCAAAAATTGAAACATCCTTACGTAAGGTTATTCCATCTGCTTTAGACAACTTATTAACACCATTATTGTCTATTTTTGTTACTGGCCTTTTAACATTCACTTTGGTAGGACCGTTGACACGCTCAGCTGGTAATCTATTAACAGATGGAATCGTTTGGTTATATGACACAACAGGTGTGATTGGTGGTATTATTTTTGGATTACTGTATGCACCAATTGTTATTACAGGTATGCACCATAGCTTTATTGCCGTCGAAACACAATTGCTTGCCGATGTCGTGAAAACAGGTGGATCGTTTATCTTCGTCATTGCGGCGATGTCAAACATTGCACAAGGAGGAGCGACACTTGCGGTGCTAAAAACAACGAAAAATGCCAAGATCAAAGGAACTGCTTCAGCAGCTGGGATTTCTGCGCTACTTGGGATTACTGAACCAGCGATGTTTGGGGTTAATTTGAAATTACGCTATCCATTTATTGGTGCGATTATTGGTTCTGCCGTTGGATCTGGCTTTGTTACGCTGTTCAAGGTTAAAGCGACTGCACTAGGGGCAGCAGGTATACCAGGAATCATCTCGATTCGCCCAGATACGATTATTTCATATATTATCGGAATGGCCATCGCATTTGTCGTAGCATTTATTGTCACGATTGTATTAGCGAAAAGAGACGAAAAAAAAGCAGTTAAACAAACATCTGATAAAGCAGCAGCATAA
- a CDS encoding glycoside hydrolase family 32 protein produces the protein MEWTKEQRYRTLNDVSEEEIQGLAKLVNQCPWRQSFHIQPETGLLNDPNGFSYFNGEYHLFYQWFPLGPVHGLKHWYHTKSKDLVHWENVGVAIEPSNEFDRHGAYSGSGIEHDGNLYLMYTGNTRDEYWNRHPYQCLAVMNRDGSIVKMDAPVIAEVPSGFTDHFRDPKVWKHGDLFYSVIGAQRKNETGSVVLYCSRDLIDWQFAGEVKTGLGEEFGYMWECPDYFELNGQGVFLFSPQGLKAEGDHYQNIYQSGYVIGSPIDLENNELKHGAFHELDRGFDFYAPQTTVDHQGRRILVGWMGLPEIDYPTDRNGWAHCLTLPRELKIKDGKLIQQPVPELNLLRGKMVETSRSVENENVRLDNFEGDVYELLAEFSDSNAEEFGVELRVGESEKTVIKYDAVVKKVVFDRTSSGESFAEEFGTIRKCTMDDAEKISFRIFVDVSSVEVFVNDGVEVFTGRIFPGKNSNGISLFARGGHTNVKAVKWDIN, from the coding sequence ATGGAATGGACAAAAGAGCAGCGATACAGAACCTTGAACGATGTATCCGAAGAGGAAATCCAAGGGTTAGCCAAGCTAGTGAATCAATGCCCATGGCGCCAGTCTTTTCATATTCAGCCGGAGACAGGATTGTTAAACGACCCAAATGGGTTTAGTTACTTTAATGGGGAATATCATTTATTCTATCAATGGTTCCCGCTCGGGCCGGTTCATGGGTTGAAGCATTGGTATCATACGAAGTCTAAAGACCTGGTTCATTGGGAAAATGTTGGAGTGGCCATTGAGCCATCGAATGAGTTTGATCGTCATGGTGCGTATTCCGGAAGTGGAATTGAGCATGATGGTAATTTATATTTAATGTATACGGGCAATACGCGCGATGAATATTGGAATCGACACCCCTATCAATGTTTGGCTGTGATGAATCGTGATGGTAGTATTGTAAAAATGGATGCACCGGTCATTGCAGAAGTTCCGAGCGGTTTTACCGATCATTTTCGTGATCCAAAGGTTTGGAAACATGGGGACCTCTTCTATTCAGTCATTGGTGCCCAAAGGAAAAATGAGACTGGCAGTGTAGTTTTATACTGCTCTAGGGATTTAATTGATTGGCAGTTTGCGGGTGAAGTGAAGACGGGGTTAGGTGAAGAGTTCGGTTATATGTGGGAATGTCCGGATTACTTTGAGCTGAATGGGCAAGGTGTATTCCTTTTCTCCCCACAAGGGTTAAAAGCAGAAGGCGACCACTATCAAAATATTTATCAATCAGGGTATGTAATAGGAAGTCCTATAGATTTAGAGAATAATGAACTGAAACATGGTGCTTTTCATGAGTTAGATCGCGGTTTTGATTTTTACGCACCGCAAACAACGGTGGATCACCAGGGAAGGCGTATTTTAGTCGGCTGGATGGGATTACCTGAGATTGACTATCCTACTGATAGAAATGGCTGGGCACATTGTTTAACACTTCCTCGTGAGTTAAAGATTAAAGACGGAAAACTGATTCAACAGCCAGTTCCGGAGTTGAACTTGCTTCGCGGGAAAATGGTAGAAACCAGCCGAAGTGTTGAGAATGAAAATGTACGTTTGGATAACTTTGAGGGAGACGTGTATGAGCTTCTTGCGGAGTTCTCTGATAGTAATGCTGAAGAATTTGGTGTTGAACTTCGGGTCGGAGAAAGTGAGAAAACTGTAATTAAATATGATGCCGTCGTAAAAAAGGTTGTATTTGATCGGACTAGTTCTGGTGAATCTTTTGCTGAAGAGTTTGGTACGATTCGGAAATGTACGATGGACGACGCTGAAAAGATTTCGTTCCGAATTTTTGTTGATGTTTCTTCTGTTGAAGTGTTTGTAAATGATGGAGTGGAAGTATTTACTGGAAGGATTTTTCCTGGTAAAAATAGTAATGGAATCTCTTTGTTTGCACGTGGCGGACATACGAATGTAAAGGCTGTTAAATGGGATATCAACTAA
- a CDS encoding carbohydrate kinase family protein: MGKLFSIGEVLIDFIPLQKGVALKDVLAFERAPGGAPANVAAAVAKYGQEAAMISKLGNDAFGDFLVEKLDVAGVETEKIYRTDDANTALAFVSLKENGERDFSFYRNPSADLLLSEEEIEPSWFQAGDILHFCSVDLVESPMKQAHKKAIAAVSAAGGLVSFDPNVRLPLWGNPEDCRKAILEFLPAADIVKVSDEELNFITGLQDESDAIKSLFVGNVKAVVYTKGPAGADLILRNQTFESSGYAVEAVDTTGAGDAFIGGFLYQLLELLANPENIEEVLRNHQASILQFANASGALTTTGKGAISALPNKSAVEELIGS; the protein is encoded by the coding sequence ATGGGAAAGTTATTTTCAATTGGTGAAGTGTTAATTGATTTTATTCCTCTTCAAAAAGGGGTTGCCTTAAAAGATGTTCTCGCATTTGAGAGAGCTCCTGGGGGAGCACCGGCAAATGTGGCTGCGGCTGTTGCTAAGTATGGACAGGAAGCAGCGATGATTTCAAAATTAGGGAACGATGCATTTGGCGACTTTTTAGTAGAAAAGCTTGACGTGGCCGGCGTTGAGACAGAGAAAATATACCGGACTGATGATGCGAATACTGCCTTAGCTTTTGTTTCGTTAAAAGAAAATGGGGAACGTGATTTTTCATTTTACCGTAATCCTTCTGCTGATTTACTGTTAAGTGAGGAGGAAATCGAGCCATCATGGTTCCAAGCCGGGGATATACTCCACTTTTGCTCAGTTGATCTGGTGGAAAGCCCGATGAAACAGGCTCATAAAAAAGCGATTGCCGCTGTTTCAGCTGCGGGTGGCTTGGTGAGCTTTGACCCAAATGTGCGGCTTCCACTTTGGGGAAATCCTGAGGACTGTCGTAAGGCAATTCTGGAATTTTTACCGGCTGCAGATATCGTAAAGGTTTCCGATGAGGAGCTTAATTTTATTACAGGATTACAAGATGAGTCAGACGCGATAAAATCGTTGTTTGTTGGAAACGTGAAGGCGGTTGTCTACACAAAAGGACCTGCGGGAGCGGACTTGATTTTAAGAAATCAAACGTTTGAATCGAGCGGATACGCTGTTGAAGCGGTGGACACAACTGGAGCAGGTGATGCGTTCATTGGCGGATTCTTATATCAATTACTAGAATTGCTTGCAAATCCGGAAAACATTGAGGAAGTGCTGCGAAACCACCAGGCCTCTATCCTTCAATTTGCCAATGCTAGCGGTGCTCTTACTACAACTGGAAAAGGAGCTATCTCTGCACTGCCGAATAAGAGCGCAGTTGAAGAGCTCATAGGGTCATAA
- a CDS encoding bile acid:sodium symporter family protein, translated as MKMLARISTVAGNTFIYWVLLFTALAMMFPGGFTWIAPYISILLGIIMFGMGLTLSVEDFKAVFKQPLAVFVGVAAQYIIMPGVAYLLAVGLNLPPEVAVGVILVGCCPGGTASNVMAYLARANVALSVAVSSMATLVSPILTPALIYLLASQWLPVSGKAMLMSTIQIVLLPIILGIVFKWILKDKAEEGAKILPLVSVIGIVGVISAVVAGNKDNILESGLAILGIVILHNFVGLVLGFFISKWFKFPYADQKAISIEVGMQNSGLAAALASAHFSPLTAVPSAIFSVWHNISGPLVATYWAKKAAKKEQENEQAKKVS; from the coding sequence ATGAAAATGCTAGCAAGAATTAGCACAGTAGCAGGTAACACTTTTATCTACTGGGTTTTACTTTTCACGGCATTAGCCATGATGTTTCCAGGCGGTTTTACCTGGATTGCTCCATATATCTCAATTCTGCTTGGAATTATCATGTTTGGGATGGGATTAACGTTATCTGTAGAAGATTTCAAGGCCGTATTCAAACAGCCTTTAGCAGTTTTTGTAGGGGTTGCGGCTCAATACATAATCATGCCGGGTGTAGCTTATCTTCTGGCAGTAGGATTGAATCTCCCTCCTGAAGTGGCAGTTGGTGTTATTTTGGTTGGTTGCTGCCCTGGGGGAACAGCATCGAATGTAATGGCGTACCTAGCAAGAGCAAATGTCGCTCTATCCGTTGCTGTTTCATCGATGGCTACTTTGGTATCACCAATTCTAACCCCTGCGCTTATTTATTTATTAGCTAGCCAGTGGCTTCCTGTATCAGGAAAAGCTATGCTTATGTCAACGATTCAAATCGTTCTTCTACCTATTATTCTGGGTATTGTCTTTAAATGGATTTTGAAGGACAAAGCAGAAGAAGGGGCGAAAATTCTGCCGCTTGTCTCTGTAATTGGAATTGTCGGTGTTATCTCTGCGGTAGTAGCAGGTAATAAAGACAATATCCTAGAATCCGGTTTAGCGATTCTCGGTATAGTTATTCTTCATAATTTTGTTGGTTTGGTTTTAGGTTTCTTTATATCAAAATGGTTCAAATTCCCGTATGCTGATCAAAAAGCAATCTCAATCGAGGTCGGAATGCAGAACTCAGGACTTGCCGCAGCACTAGCGTCTGCCCATTTCTCTCCACTTACGGCAGTTCCGAGTGCGATTTTCTCAGTGTGGCATAATATTTCTGGACCATTGGTTGCCACCTACTGGGCAAAAAAGGCGGCAAAGAAAGAACAGGAAAACGAACAGGCTAAAAAAGTATCCTAA